In Nicotiana tabacum cultivar K326 chromosome 11, ASM71507v2, whole genome shotgun sequence, a single window of DNA contains:
- the LOC107769213 gene encoding uncharacterized protein LOC107769213, which produces MSALESPLEALAFNYLSFGLYTVVNNIWTWLAVIAAAFSFWRIKTSSALLKPALVRGDFSDDASPSLPQTAFVPPSEHVETVAADEPASTSRGPSITAPTTISPSVVFHIVHSTKGRLTTYFKQDDVLGPCDDYVDCRDSTDKGESISSQWVQSSIFSNNGTVEMEDLMCNDWYQSWEKVIRTKKGEIGWYSYQDLHVIDGNVVRLWEGCRRRREAEATAFLGGVVKTW; this is translated from the coding sequence ATGAGTGCATTGGAATCTCCGCTAGAAGCTTTAGCGTTCAACTACTTGAGTTTCGGACTTTATACGGTTGTCAACAATATATGGACGTGGTTGGCGGTGATAGCGGCGGCTTTCAGCTTCTGGAGGATCAAAACATCCTCAGCACTGCTGAAACCGGCACTAGTACGTGGAGATTTTTCCGACGATGCATCTCCTTCGCTGCCGCAGACAGCGTTTGTACCACCGTCAGAACATGTTGAGACGGTGGCAGCTGATGAGCCTGCTTCAACTTCTAGGGGACCCTCAATAACAGCTCCTACTACTATATCACCGTCCGTTGTATTTCACATAGTACACAGCACAAAAGGGAGATTGACAACCTATTTTAAGCAGGATGATGTCCTTGGACCATGTGATGACTATGTGGACTGCCGCGATAGCACAGACAAAGGCGAATCCATTTCAAGTCAGTGGGTACAGAGTTCCATATTTTCGAACAATGGTACTGTAGAAATGGAGGATTTAATGTGTAATGATTGGTATCAGAGTTGGGAAAAAGTGATTAGAACAAAAAAAGGGGAAATTGGGTGGTATAGTTACCAAGATTTGCATGTTATTGACGGTAACGTAGTTAGATTGTGGGAAGGTTGTAGACGGCGGAGAGAAGCGGAAGCCACCGCTTTCCTGGGTGGAGTAGTTAAGACGTGGTAG